The Metabacillus schmidteae nucleotide sequence TTTATTGAGGAAACATAAATTAATGGATATTATGCTTCTTGAAATTACCACCTTTGACTTCAGCTACATCATATACAGTAACAAAGGCACCTCCATCAATTTCATTAATGATTTCTTTCAGCTTGGTTTCTTCCATACGGTTGATGACACATGTGATTTCTTTGAATTTCTCATTAGAAAAGCCGCCGTAAGCTTCTTTATATGTCGCACTTCTACCTAAACGATCTCTTATTGTCTCAATCATTATGTCAGGCTGAGTTGTAATAATCTGAAATGTTTTGGAACCACTTAAACCTACTTCAACAATATGTATAACTTTTGAAGCGATAAAATAAGCAATAGCAGAAAGTATGGCCCCTTGGAGACCGAATACGGTTGATACAAAAATAAAGACAAAAATATTTAAGAATAGAATGAGATCACTTGTACCGAATGGTAATTTCCGGGATAGTAATACGGCAAGCATATCAATTCCATCTAATGCCCCACCATTACGTAATGCTAACCCCATCCCAAAGCCGAGAATAATTCCTCCGACTACAGTAACTAATAAGGTATCCCCTTCAATAATTGCAGGTATATGGTGCATGAAAACAGTACTAACAGCAAGAGAAGCTATTCCAAGAATGGATAATATCGTGAAGGTTTTACCAATTTGTTTGTATCCCAGCCAAACAAAAGGGATGTTTAGGGCTGCGATTAAAACTCCTAACGGTATATCAAATAGTTTTGAGGCAACGATGCTAAGTCCTGTCACTCCTCCATCAGATACATTGTTAGGAATTAATACTGTTTCTAATCCATATGCTGCTACAATTCCGCCAATAATGACCATTAATCCTTGTAGAAGCTTTCTTAATTTAATTTGTTTATGTTTTTCATTCACACTCATCATGTTCCTCTTTTCACATTTTTTCCTACTTAAGTCTACCATAAAATAAAATATTTTATCCAACACAGAGAAGACCCACATACTTTGAATAAGTATGTGGGTCTTCTCTGTGTCTTTATTTATCTATTCTAAATCCTTCTTAACCGTATTCACCTGATGCTTCATATCCATCTGCTTGTCTGTACGATGGTCAATGCTGACATTGGTCACAATACGGTCAGGACCGGCTGATAATGCTTCTTCATGCATGTCCTTTGCGATGTCCCACAGTTGATCAATCTCTCCTTCGATGACAGTAGAGGTCGGAGTCAACTTATACGTTAAACCTTTATCCTCTATTTTTTTGACAACATTGGAAACCTCTGAACTGAAGCTGGTCGAATCAGTTCCGATGGGAATGATGCTAATTTCCAACAATGGCATTTATACCACTCCTTTTCTCGATCCTTAGGTTTCATCTATTTTATTTATTAGGTTCGGCGGGTACGGAAATATCCTCAAGTGCTTTTCCGGCTTTTTTCGTTGAATCATTATGAACAGCTAAGTCACCAAGCGAGACCATTCCTACCAATTTTCTACCTTCAACAATAGGTAGTCTTCGAATTTGATATTTTGACATAATCTCTGTCGCTTGTTCAACTGTCATATCCGGGGTTCCTTTTATAACATCTTCGGTCATTATCTTTGAAATTGATGTTTCACCTGATAGATTGTTTGCTATCCCTTTTATGACCATATCACGATCTGTTACGATCCCTACTAAACTATCATCTTCACAAATAGGAATTGAGCCTACTTCAAGCTCTTTCATTTTTAAGGCTACATCACTGCAAGAACTTTTAAGTGTACAACTTTCCACTTCAGTTGTCATAACTTCGGTAATTTGCATGTTTATTCCTCCTTCATGATTTATTGTCCTTCGTTTTCATGGATACCCTTCCTCATTTTTTGTAAACATAGAGGTGAGGTAGTTTACTAAATTTAATTAATCATC carries:
- a CDS encoding YitT family protein, with the protein product MSVNEKHKQIKLRKLLQGLMVIIGGIVAAYGLETVLIPNNVSDGGVTGLSIVASKLFDIPLGVLIAALNIPFVWLGYKQIGKTFTILSILGIASLAVSTVFMHHIPAIIEGDTLLVTVVGGIILGFGMGLALRNGGALDGIDMLAVLLSRKLPFGTSDLILFLNIFVFIFVSTVFGLQGAILSAIAYFIASKVIHIVEVGLSGSKTFQIITTQPDIMIETIRDRLGRSATYKEAYGGFSNEKFKEITCVINRMEETKLKEIINEIDGGAFVTVYDVAEVKGGNFKKHNIH
- a CDS encoding MTH1187 family thiamine-binding protein; translation: MPLLEISIIPIGTDSTSFSSEVSNVVKKIEDKGLTYKLTPTSTVIEGEIDQLWDIAKDMHEEALSAGPDRIVTNVSIDHRTDKQMDMKHQVNTVKKDLE
- a CDS encoding CBS domain-containing protein, whose product is MQITEVMTTEVESCTLKSSCSDVALKMKELEVGSIPICEDDSLVGIVTDRDMVIKGIANNLSGETSISKIMTEDVIKGTPDMTVEQATEIMSKYQIRRLPIVEGRKLVGMVSLGDLAVHNDSTKKAGKALEDISVPAEPNK